One genomic window of Leptospira harrisiae includes the following:
- a CDS encoding Lsa36 family surface (lipo)protein, whose amino-acid sequence MKIRNLLLLLVFVTTVSQSELYAQFTCEGSACSFLPSTLTEAGNGSLKKFETGYLNEVLKTNLEAGFLANVGTSNIGTGTVRRIQFGVSASAAGYKKDDIQVQDNLIKYPKLPNVGGAVIPSFHLDFNPGWLLGTSEGGYIRRIGIFLHGMNVAVTEDQIQAASNNKNYEGRIAVRSYGGMVRYQLVEKEGFLMNLITWNGINVGVGHHVMEQNMSLNYLEGKASQIEFQGVKGKWGGDTNFVFNTKVQTTNIDLRTGLGLFWIANVIVGGGYSWNSGHNSASLSRRGPFLITLNDSLPLELPREYQAALDKELLAQSPNATLGFRARGESHSKRGIGYGIVGLELDLYLVKVIAEGLYGGKDLYSANLGVKLSF is encoded by the coding sequence ATGAAAATACGCAACTTACTACTTCTATTAGTATTTGTCACAACAGTCTCACAATCGGAACTGTATGCACAATTTACATGCGAAGGTTCGGCCTGCAGTTTTTTACCTTCAACACTGACGGAAGCAGGGAATGGCTCCCTAAAAAAATTTGAAACAGGTTATTTAAACGAAGTCCTCAAAACCAATTTAGAAGCTGGATTTCTTGCAAATGTTGGTACAAGTAATATTGGTACTGGAACTGTTCGCCGAATCCAATTTGGTGTCAGTGCCTCTGCTGCTGGATACAAAAAAGATGACATCCAAGTCCAAGATAATTTAATCAAATATCCCAAATTACCAAACGTTGGTGGTGCAGTCATTCCTTCCTTTCATTTGGATTTTAATCCTGGATGGTTGTTAGGAACTTCTGAAGGTGGGTACATCCGCCGGATCGGAATTTTTCTGCATGGTATGAATGTCGCAGTGACGGAAGACCAGATCCAAGCTGCCTCAAATAATAAAAACTATGAAGGTCGCATCGCCGTACGTTCGTATGGTGGAATGGTTCGTTACCAATTGGTCGAAAAAGAAGGTTTTTTGATGAACCTCATCACTTGGAATGGAATCAACGTGGGAGTGGGACATCATGTGATGGAACAAAATATGAGCCTTAATTATTTAGAAGGAAAGGCCTCTCAAATTGAATTCCAAGGTGTGAAGGGAAAATGGGGTGGGGATACAAACTTCGTTTTTAATACAAAAGTACAAACGACAAACATTGATTTACGCACAGGTCTAGGTTTGTTTTGGATAGCTAATGTGATTGTGGGTGGGGGATATAGTTGGAACTCAGGACACAATTCGGCTTCTCTCTCCCGTAGAGGCCCTTTTCTCATCACTTTAAACGATTCCCTTCCATTGGAACTCCCCAGAGAATACCAAGCGGCTCTAGACAAGGAACTTCTTGCCCAAAGCCCAAATGCTACCTTAGGCTTTCGAGCTCGGGGTGAATCTCACTCCAAACGTGGAATTGGATACGGAATTGTGGGATTGGAATTGGATCTCTATTTAGTTAAGGTCATTGCGGAAGGATTGTATGGCGGGAAGGATCTGTATTCAGCCAACCTAGGAGTGAAACTCTCTTTTTAG
- a CDS encoding DMT family transporter, with translation MKENVSPEWKGVVLVLIGALLFSAKAVVVKLTYRYEISAIGSLFFRMLFAFPFLVWIAWKAERVEGKTDLTKKDVVYVLLMGVVGYYLASLFDFLGLKYISAGLERIILFIYPTLVVILSFLFLKKKIHLREVFSLILTYTGVFLAYGQDVQLGSAKDVSLGAFFILLSALTYAIYLMGSGTIIPKLGAKKFTAWALLISSFAVFIHFAIFGTYKELFQPFSFYALAFVMGTVNTVVPAIFVSEGIKRVGSKTAAIVGSVGPMSTLFLAYWLLDEPITLLHSIGTLFVLTGVFWISTAKKAKEVSV, from the coding sequence GTGAAAGAAAATGTGAGTCCAGAATGGAAGGGGGTGGTACTTGTTCTCATCGGAGCACTTTTATTCAGTGCAAAAGCCGTTGTTGTTAAATTAACCTACCGCTATGAAATTTCCGCGATCGGGTCACTTTTTTTCCGAATGTTATTTGCGTTTCCTTTTCTTGTTTGGATTGCCTGGAAAGCGGAACGGGTGGAAGGAAAAACAGACCTTACCAAAAAAGATGTAGTTTATGTTCTTCTGATGGGAGTTGTGGGTTATTACTTGGCAAGCCTCTTTGATTTTTTAGGACTTAAATACATCAGTGCTGGCCTAGAACGAATCATTCTTTTTATTTATCCAACCCTTGTTGTAATCCTTTCCTTTTTGTTTTTAAAAAAGAAAATCCATTTGAGAGAAGTGTTTTCTTTAATCCTAACTTACACGGGTGTTTTTTTAGCCTATGGACAAGATGTTCAATTAGGTTCTGCCAAAGATGTAAGTCTTGGTGCTTTTTTTATTTTACTTTCGGCTCTTACATATGCAATTTATTTGATGGGAAGTGGAACCATCATTCCAAAGTTAGGTGCAAAGAAATTTACAGCTTGGGCACTTCTTATCTCTTCGTTCGCCGTATTCATTCATTTTGCAATTTTTGGCACATACAAAGAACTATTCCAACCATTCTCATTTTATGCACTCGCTTTTGTTATGGGAACTGTTAATACTGTGGTACCCGCTATATTTGTTTCAGAAGGAATCAAACGTGTTGGTAGCAAAACAGCTGCTATAGTAGGGTCAGTTGGACCTATGTCGACTCTTTTCCTTGCGTATTGGTTACTTGATGAACCCATTACTTTGCTACATAGTATTGGTACATTATTCGTACTCACTGGGGTTTTTTGGATTAGTACGGCAAAAAAAGCAAAAGAAGTGTCCGTTTAA
- a CDS encoding TIGR04454 family lipoprotein codes for MKKSLILALALGLFLANCKSKVYTQEECESALASTFAQIEEEAKKNPAAAPVLAGLQQGKQKMIDQCMEGKFDPNCLKNAPGFAGIMGCVKK; via the coding sequence ATCCCTCATCCTGGCGCTCGCTCTCGGGCTTTTCTTGGCTAATTGTAAATCCAAAGTGTATACCCAAGAAGAGTGTGAGTCTGCTCTCGCTAGCACATTCGCTCAAATTGAAGAAGAAGCTAAAAAGAATCCAGCTGCAGCACCAGTTCTCGCAGGATTGCAACAAGGTAAACAAAAAATGATCGACCAGTGTATGGAAGGAAAATTTGATCCTAACTGTTTGAAAAATGCACCAGGTTTTGCTGGCATTATGGGTTGTGTAAAAAAATAA